Proteins encoded in a region of the Thunnus thynnus chromosome 8, fThuThy2.1, whole genome shotgun sequence genome:
- the si:dkeyp-51f12.3 gene encoding uncharacterized protein si:dkeyp-51f12.3, with the protein MPLPRGMLLCLGMLMMTAGGVMALCVGLPSHSAPLFGVGLFLGLGGVGLLVSGLCMTMKNLQVAVPGHFLLHPRTGTRFSPQQALAIQRRLDRIRREMSTDSVSTRPEPEPSLPSTPPPWTMEPPPSYDTVMKSQEHNQQL; encoded by the exons ATGCCGCTCCCCCGGGGCATGCTGCTCTGTCTGGGCATGCTGATGATGACTGCAGGGGGGGTCATGGCCCTGTGCGTGGGCCTTCCTAGCCATTCAGCACCGCTGTTCGGAGTCGGGCTGTTCCTGGGCCTGGGGGGCGTGGGGCTGCTGGTCAGTGGGCTCTGCATGACCATGAAGAATCTCCAGGTGGCAGTACCCGGTCACTTCCTCCTGCACCCCCGCACCGGCACACGCTTCAGCCCGCAGCAGGCACTGGCCATACAGAG GAGGTTGGACCGAATTCGTCGGGAGATGTCAACAGACTCTGTCAGCACGAGACCAGAGCCGGAACCCTCCCTCCCGTCAACCCCACCTCCCTGGACTATGGAGCCTCCTCCGTCCTACGACACAGTGATGAAGAGCCAGGAGCACAACCAGCAGCTTTAA
- the si:dkeyp-51f12.2 gene encoding uncharacterized protein si:dkeyp-51f12.2, which yields MPSLHHGAIFIGAFLIVTGGSTAFLASYQSRLQAFSLCCVVLGVVLFILGLFWAMNSKSAVNYNHREFDPECPHYPYDYPNFGSHALFTPPGGRFPESQSVFLPRTMERHRHGARGEEFDYPPMDPGGFSPPPHPPAWLGPPPPYEVAIKTTCSSTHLRRAYSDTHLATEPLFGQSREISFEV from the exons ATGCCTTCCCTCCACCATGGAGCAATCTTCATCGGAGCCTTCCTCATTGTGACCGGGGGCTCCACAGCCTTCCTGGCCTCGTACCAGAGCCGGCTGcaggctttctctctctgctgcgtGGTCCTGGGGGTGGTCCTGTTCATCCTGGGGCTCTTCTGGGCTATGAACAGCAAAAGTGCCGTGAACTACAACCACCGGGAGTTTGACCCTGAGTGCCCGCATTATCCATACGACTACCCCAACTTCGGCAGCCATGCCCTCTTCACACCCCCGGGGGGCCGCTTCCCAGAGTCCCAGTCAGTGTTTCTGCCCAG GACGATGGAGCGCCACAGGCACGGTGCTCGTGGTGAGGAATTTGACTACCCTCCAATGGACCCCGGGGGTTTTAGTCCACCGCCTCACCCTCCTGCCTGGCTGGGACCCCCGCCTCCCTATGAGGTTGCCATCAAGACCACGTGCAGCTCTACACATCTGCGGCGTGCatactcagacacacacctggcTACAGAGCCCCTGTTTGGACAGTCAAGAGAGATCAGTTTTGAGGTGTGA